A window of Phycisphaerae bacterium contains these coding sequences:
- a CDS encoding 4Fe-4S binding protein, with translation MQSGRFIETVPERCRVCYTCVRECPAKAIRIANGQAEILPERCIGCGNCVRVCSQDAKQVVSSIPQVRQLLDSGAKVAACLAPSFPAEFVDLGPFRVVGMLRKLGFGLVAEVAFGADLVADRYRRLLNARDGRRYISTPCPAVVAYVERYHPDLVPNLAPIVSPAVAISRCLKRLHGPDLRIVFIGPCVSKKQEAASPHVPGEIDAVLTFQELRSLLETEGVTPDQVQDSDFDPPHSGLGALFPISRGLLQAADLREDLMAGQIITADGRQDFVEAIKEFASGAFEAKLLEILCCNGCIMGPGMSAPLPLYARRARVSEFVRQRAESIDPREFRQTLESFDDLDLTRRYSPDDQRIPAPSDHDIGEILARMGKFAPEEELNCGACGYDSCREHAIAIYKGLAESEMCLPYTIDQLRRTIKELAVSNEQLASVQEALMHSEKLASMGQLAAGIAHEINNPLGVVLMYSHLLLDEANADHRLKDDLSMIVDQADRCKKIVQGLLHFARQNKVVLQPTDVTELVDRSLRTVPPPENIMVWSEHELDDPTAELDRDQVIQVLTNLITNAYAAMPNGGTLRIVTRGDADKVSVAVTDTGVGIAKDRLSKIFEPFYTTKQIGKGTGLGLAVAYGVIKMHRGDITVESNADPADGPTGTTFTVILPRKGQQE, from the coding sequence ATGCAGTCAGGCCGTTTCATCGAGACCGTGCCGGAACGATGCCGTGTCTGCTACACGTGCGTCCGCGAATGCCCGGCCAAGGCCATCCGAATCGCCAACGGACAGGCCGAAATCCTCCCCGAACGGTGCATCGGTTGCGGCAACTGCGTAAGGGTCTGCAGCCAGGACGCCAAGCAGGTCGTCTCCTCCATCCCGCAAGTCCGGCAACTGCTCGACTCCGGAGCGAAGGTGGCCGCCTGCCTGGCCCCCAGCTTCCCCGCTGAGTTCGTCGACCTCGGACCCTTCCGCGTGGTCGGCATGCTCCGCAAGCTCGGCTTCGGCCTCGTCGCCGAGGTCGCCTTCGGAGCCGACCTCGTCGCCGACCGATACCGCCGACTCCTGAACGCCAGGGACGGCCGACGCTACATCTCCACGCCCTGCCCGGCCGTCGTCGCCTACGTCGAACGCTACCACCCCGACCTCGTCCCGAACCTCGCCCCCATCGTCTCGCCCGCCGTCGCCATCTCACGATGCCTCAAACGCCTCCACGGCCCGGACCTCCGAATCGTCTTCATCGGACCATGCGTCTCTAAAAAACAGGAGGCCGCCAGCCCCCACGTCCCCGGCGAAATCGACGCCGTCCTGACCTTCCAGGAACTCCGCAGCCTCCTCGAAACCGAGGGTGTCACACCCGACCAGGTCCAGGATTCCGACTTCGACCCGCCGCACTCCGGCCTTGGCGCCCTCTTCCCCATCAGCCGCGGACTCCTCCAGGCCGCCGACCTCCGCGAAGACCTCATGGCCGGCCAGATCATCACCGCCGACGGACGACAGGACTTCGTCGAAGCCATCAAGGAGTTCGCCTCCGGAGCCTTCGAGGCCAAACTCCTCGAAATCCTCTGCTGCAACGGCTGCATCATGGGGCCCGGCATGTCCGCCCCGCTCCCCCTCTACGCCCGACGCGCCCGCGTCAGCGAATTCGTCCGACAACGCGCCGAATCCATCGACCCGCGAGAATTCCGCCAAACCCTCGAAAGCTTCGACGACCTCGACCTCACCCGACGCTATTCGCCCGACGATCAGCGGATCCCCGCCCCCTCCGACCACGACATCGGCGAAATCCTCGCCCGAATGGGCAAGTTCGCCCCCGAAGAGGAACTCAACTGCGGGGCCTGCGGCTACGACTCCTGCCGCGAACACGCCATCGCCATCTACAAGGGCCTCGCCGAAAGCGAAATGTGCCTGCCCTACACCATCGACCAGCTCCGTCGAACCATCAAGGAACTCGCCGTCTCCAACGAACAGCTCGCCAGCGTCCAGGAGGCCCTCATGCACTCCGAAAAACTCGCCAGCATGGGCCAACTCGCCGCCGGAATCGCCCACGAAATCAACAACCCCCTCGGCGTCGTCCTCATGTACTCCCACCTCCTGCTCGACGAAGCAAACGCCGACCACCGCCTCAAGGACGACCTCTCCATGATCGTCGACCAGGCCGACCGATGCAAAAAAATCGTCCAGGGACTCCTCCACTTCGCCCGACAAAACAAGGTCGTACTCCAGCCGACCGACGTCACCGAACTGGTCGACCGCAGCCTGCGAACCGTCCCGCCCCCCGAGAACATCATGGTCTGGTCCGAGCACGAACTCGATGACCCAACCGCCGAACTCGACCGCGACCAGGTCATCCAGGTCCTCACCAACCTCATCACCAACGCCTACGCCGCCATGCCCAACGGCGGAACCCTGCGAATCGTCACCCGCGGCGACGCCGACAAAGTCTCCGTCGCCGTCACCGACACCGGCGTGGGCATTGCCAAAGACAGGCTCTCGAAAATATTCGAACCGTTTTACACCACCAAGCAGATCGGAAAAGGCACCGGACTCGGACTCGCCGTCGCCTACGGCGTGATCAAGATGCACCGCGGCGACATCACCGTGGAGTCCAACGCCGACCCCGCCGACGGACCCACCGGCACCACCTTCACCGTCATTCTGCCCCGAAAAGGCCAGCAGGAGTAG
- the hydE gene encoding [FeFe] hydrogenase H-cluster radical SAM maturase HydE, protein MDRNEILYWLRETNEQRLEELWRRADNVRRRAVGDQVHLRGLIEISNVCARSCLYCGLRAPNAKIERYRLTDREILDCAAHAVQLGYGTVVMQAGEDYGVETDRLARLIRQIKSDTPLAVTLSLGERPDQDLVAWRQAGADRYLLRFETSNPKLYKIIHPDLNNRPSDRIAILRRLDQLGYEVGSGVMVGIPGQSYDDLADDIAMFRELRLHMIGVGPWLPHPDTPLAQMASQLRLPPDRQVPNDEITTYKAVALARLACPWANIPSTTALATVNQANGRELGLVRGANVVMPNLTPLRYRPLYEIYPAKACLQESPDDFHLRLRSRIHDIGRTVGAGRGDSKRQTNASSARQAETGG, encoded by the coding sequence ATGGACCGAAACGAGATACTCTACTGGCTCCGCGAGACGAATGAACAGCGCCTCGAAGAACTCTGGCGCCGTGCGGACAATGTGCGCCGTCGCGCCGTCGGCGACCAGGTCCACCTTCGCGGACTGATCGAAATCTCCAACGTCTGCGCCCGATCCTGCCTCTACTGCGGCCTGCGCGCTCCCAACGCCAAAATCGAACGCTACCGCCTCACCGACCGGGAAATCCTCGACTGCGCCGCCCACGCCGTCCAACTCGGCTACGGCACCGTCGTCATGCAGGCCGGCGAAGACTACGGCGTCGAAACCGACCGCCTGGCCCGCCTGATCCGCCAGATCAAATCCGACACCCCCCTGGCCGTGACCCTCAGCCTCGGCGAACGCCCCGACCAGGACCTGGTCGCCTGGCGCCAGGCCGGGGCCGACCGCTACCTCCTGCGGTTCGAAACCTCCAATCCCAAACTCTACAAAATCATCCACCCCGACCTGAACAACCGCCCCTCCGACCGCATCGCCATCCTCCGACGGCTCGACCAGCTCGGCTACGAGGTCGGCAGCGGCGTGATGGTCGGCATCCCCGGCCAGTCCTACGACGACCTCGCCGACGATATCGCGATGTTCCGCGAACTTCGCCTGCACATGATCGGCGTCGGACCGTGGCTCCCGCATCCGGACACCCCGCTCGCCCAGATGGCGTCGCAACTGCGCCTGCCGCCGGACCGGCAGGTGCCCAACGACGAGATCACCACCTACAAGGCCGTCGCCCTCGCACGCCTCGCCTGCCCGTGGGCCAACATCCCAAGCACCACCGCTCTGGCCACCGTCAACCAGGCCAACGGCCGCGAACTGGGCCTCGTCCGCGGAGCCAACGTCGTCATGCCCAACCTCACCCCCCTCCGCTACCGCCCGCTCTACGAAATCTACCCGGCCAAGGCCTGCCTGCAGGAAAGTCCCGATGACTTCCACCTGCGACTGCGAAGCCGGATCCACGACATCGGCCGCACCGTCGGCGCCGGACGCGGCGACTCCAAACGACAAACCAACGCTTCATCGGCCCGCCAGGCCGAGACAGGAGGATAA
- a CDS encoding 2Fe-2S iron-sulfur cluster binding domain-containing protein produces the protein MITLEVDGRTIEANEGETILSAVKRQGIHVPTLCHVEGLPPTGACRMCVVELEGNPNLVPSCSFPVSPNMKIKTRSPKVLDARKTIVELLLSNHPDDCLYCARNGKCELQSLAQELGVRQRTYQGVKSRETMDVSSPSIIRDPAKCILCGRCVRVCEEIQGVSAIDFVGRGSRAFVGTAFDDGLNLSTCVNCGQCILVCPTGALSEHSYLNEVVAALSDPTKTVVVQHAPAVSVSLGEEFGVKPGKDVDGMMVAALRRLGFDRVFDTSFTADLTIMEEGSELVHRIQTGGVLPMLTSCSPGWIKFLEQFYPDFIPNVSSCKSPQQMMGAVIKSFFAQREGLDPDRIVSVSIMPCTAKKFECSRPEMAPNHVPDVDYVLTTRELGQLIRMFGLDITALEPETPDTPFGERTTAGKIFGASGGVMEAAVRSAHFLITGKEMDELKIQPLRGMKGCKELRAKIGDLEVGAAVVSGLQNARNILDQVRAGRNDLHFIEVMTCPGGCINGGGQPLGADPEAIAARMRGLYRIDQAESVRVSHRNQWVTRLYDEFLGKPLGEVSHRLLHTHYTKRDDLV, from the coding sequence ATGATTACGCTTGAAGTTGACGGTCGAACGATCGAAGCCAATGAGGGTGAAACCATCCTCAGCGCGGTCAAACGCCAGGGAATCCACGTGCCCACCCTGTGCCATGTCGAGGGCCTGCCCCCGACCGGAGCCTGCCGGATGTGCGTGGTCGAGCTCGAAGGCAACCCCAACCTGGTGCCCTCCTGCTCCTTCCCGGTCTCGCCGAACATGAAGATCAAAACCCGCAGTCCGAAGGTGCTCGACGCCCGAAAAACCATCGTCGAACTGCTTCTGAGCAACCACCCGGACGACTGCCTCTACTGTGCCCGCAACGGCAAGTGCGAGCTCCAGAGCCTCGCCCAGGAACTCGGCGTCCGCCAGCGGACCTACCAGGGAGTCAAGAGCCGCGAAACCATGGACGTCTCCAGTCCCTCCATCATCCGCGACCCGGCCAAATGCATCCTCTGCGGCCGCTGCGTCCGCGTCTGTGAGGAAATCCAGGGAGTTTCCGCCATCGACTTCGTCGGCCGCGGAAGCCGCGCCTTCGTCGGCACCGCCTTCGATGACGGCCTGAACCTCTCCACCTGCGTCAACTGCGGACAGTGCATCCTCGTCTGCCCCACCGGCGCCCTCAGCGAGCACTCCTACCTCAACGAGGTCGTCGCCGCCCTCTCCGACCCGACCAAAACGGTCGTCGTCCAGCACGCCCCCGCCGTCTCCGTCTCCCTCGGCGAGGAATTCGGCGTCAAGCCGGGCAAGGACGTCGACGGCATGATGGTCGCCGCCCTCCGCCGACTCGGCTTCGACCGCGTCTTCGACACCAGCTTCACCGCCGACCTGACCATCATGGAGGAAGGCTCCGAGCTGGTCCACCGCATCCAGACCGGCGGCGTACTGCCCATGCTCACCAGCTGCTCGCCCGGATGGATCAAGTTCCTCGAACAGTTCTATCCCGACTTCATCCCCAACGTCTCGAGCTGCAAGAGCCCCCAGCAGATGATGGGCGCGGTCATCAAGAGCTTCTTCGCCCAACGCGAAGGCCTCGATCCCGACCGCATCGTCAGCGTCTCCATCATGCCCTGCACCGCCAAAAAGTTCGAGTGCAGCCGGCCCGAAATGGCCCCCAACCACGTCCCGGACGTCGACTACGTCCTGACCACCCGCGAACTGGGCCAACTCATCCGCATGTTCGGCCTCGACATCACCGCCCTCGAACCCGAAACCCCCGACACCCCCTTCGGCGAACGAACCACCGCCGGCAAGATCTTCGGGGCCTCCGGCGGCGTCATGGAGGCCGCCGTCCGCTCCGCCCACTTCTTGATCACCGGCAAGGAAATGGACGAACTCAAGATCCAGCCGCTGCGCGGCATGAAGGGATGCAAGGAACTGCGGGCTAAGATCGGCGACCTCGAAGTCGGAGCCGCCGTCGTCAGCGGACTCCAGAACGCCCGCAACATCCTCGACCAGGTCCGCGCCGGACGAAACGACCTGCACTTCATCGAGGTCATGACCTGCCCGGGCGGATGCATCAACGGCGGCGGCCAGCCCCTCGGCGCCGACCCCGAAGCCATCGCGGCACGCATGCGGGGCCTCTACCGCATCGACCAGGCCGAGTCCGTGCGGGTCAGCCACCGCAACCAGTGGGTCACCCGGCTCTACGACGAATTCCTCGGCAAGCCTCTCGGCGAGGTCAGCCATCGCCTGCTGCACACCCACTACACCAAAAGGGACGATCTGGTCTAG
- the nuoE gene encoding NADH-quinone oxidoreductase subunit NuoE, giving the protein MTEVESILEKYPSAKREMLIPILQEVQEAEGFLSRETVQRIGRHLGLPTSKIYGVATFYNQFRFNQPGRFHVQVCRGTACHVKGSLKNLEMVMKVLKIKPGQTTRDGLFSLEVVACMGACGLAPVVNINGEFYAKVTPQKLAKVIQEYRSKVSNHAQV; this is encoded by the coding sequence ATGACCGAGGTCGAAAGCATTTTGGAAAAGTACCCGTCGGCGAAACGGGAGATGCTGATCCCCATCCTGCAGGAAGTCCAGGAAGCGGAAGGGTTTCTCTCGCGGGAAACGGTCCAGCGGATCGGACGCCATTTGGGTCTGCCGACCAGCAAGATCTACGGGGTGGCGACGTTCTACAACCAGTTCCGCTTCAATCAGCCGGGACGCTTCCACGTCCAGGTCTGCCGCGGCACCGCCTGCCACGTCAAAGGCTCCCTCAAGAACCTCGAAATGGTCATGAAGGTGCTCAAGATCAAGCCCGGCCAGACCACCCGCGACGGACTGTTCAGCCTCGAAGTCGTCGCCTGCATGGGGGCCTGCGGACTGGCCCCGGTCGTCAACATCAACGGTGAGTTCTACGCCAAAGTCACGCCGCAGAAACTGGCGAAGGTCATCCAGGAGTATCGGAGTAAGGTGTCCAATCATGCCCAAGTCTAA
- a CDS encoding HAMP domain-containing histidine kinase, which yields MDTLNVLVVDDEMGMRLGVARALGDYAVAVPDINGQVRFDVAQAETAEQARDMIEQARPDILLLDYKLPGMSGLDLLQAIASKEEKPLTVMITAYASLETAVTAIKRGAYDFLAKPFTPNELKNTVRKAAEHLILQQQARRLAEEKRQVRFQFISVLAHELKAPLGAIEGYLRIVRDKAAGNDQAVYDNMLERSIVRLDGMRKLIVDLLDLTRIESGKKQRELLDLNLTEIARTAIDTATPAAAQRNIAIHLDAPDPLPMKADRGEIEIILNNLVSNAVKYNKDGGRVDVCLQPRDDRVAIAVSDTGIGMTHEEADRLFQDFVRIKNEKTRNILGSGLGLSIVRKLAALYGGEAAVVSQPGEGSTFTVTLNRSPRRENANDGPKRDTLLAPRDE from the coding sequence ATGGACACCCTCAACGTGCTGGTCGTCGACGATGAGATGGGAATGCGCCTCGGCGTTGCCCGCGCCCTGGGCGACTACGCCGTCGCCGTCCCCGACATCAATGGCCAGGTCCGCTTCGACGTCGCCCAGGCCGAAACCGCCGAACAGGCCCGCGACATGATCGAACAGGCCCGCCCCGACATCCTCCTGCTCGACTACAAGCTGCCGGGCATGAGCGGCCTCGATCTCCTCCAAGCTATCGCCTCCAAAGAGGAAAAACCCCTCACCGTCATGATCACCGCCTACGCCTCCCTTGAAACCGCCGTCACCGCCATCAAACGCGGAGCCTACGACTTCCTCGCCAAACCCTTCACCCCCAACGAACTCAAAAACACCGTCCGCAAAGCCGCCGAGCACCTGATCCTCCAGCAGCAGGCCCGGCGACTCGCTGAGGAAAAACGACAGGTCCGCTTCCAGTTCATCTCCGTCCTCGCCCACGAACTCAAAGCCCCCCTCGGCGCCATCGAAGGCTACCTGCGAATCGTCCGCGACAAGGCCGCCGGCAACGACCAAGCCGTCTACGACAACATGCTCGAACGATCCATCGTCAGACTCGACGGCATGCGGAAGCTCATCGTCGACCTGCTCGACCTGACCCGCATCGAATCCGGCAAAAAACAACGCGAACTGCTCGACCTGAACCTGACCGAAATCGCCCGCACCGCCATCGACACCGCCACGCCCGCCGCCGCCCAGCGAAACATCGCCATCCACCTCGACGCCCCCGACCCCCTCCCCATGAAGGCCGATCGGGGCGAGATCGAAATTATTCTTAATAACCTCGTCTCCAATGCGGTAAAATATAATAAGGACGGTGGCCGGGTCGATGTGTGCCTCCAGCCGCGGGATGACCGGGTGGCCATCGCCGTCTCCGATACCGGGATCGGCATGACCCACGAAGAGGCCGACCGCCTCTTCCAGGATTTCGTCCGGATCAAAAACGAAAAAACCCGAAACATCCTGGGCAGCGGATTGGGCCTCTCGATTGTCCGCAAGCTCGCCGCCCTCTACGGCGGCGAAGCGGCGGTGGTCAGCCAGCCCGGCGAGGGAAGCACCTTCACCGTCACCCTCAACCGCAGCCCGCGACGCGAAAACGCAAACGATGGACCGAAACGAGATACTCTACTGGCTCCGCGAGACGAATGA
- a CDS encoding response regulator — translation MANILLVDDDVDIIAMNKAVLESRGHAVTGAYSADEARAILNRQRPDLVVLDIMMESQTAGLELAREIHEHAPDLPLVMLSAIHEKTGAPFRFVPDEAWMPVQKFLDKPVDPVRLAEEIEGLLP, via the coding sequence ATGGCCAATATTCTTCTGGTGGATGACGACGTGGACATCATCGCCATGAACAAGGCGGTGTTGGAGAGCCGTGGACATGCGGTGACCGGGGCCTACTCCGCCGACGAGGCCCGCGCGATCCTGAACCGGCAGCGGCCGGACCTGGTGGTCCTGGACATCATGATGGAGTCCCAGACCGCCGGCCTCGAACTCGCCCGCGAAATCCACGAACATGCCCCCGACCTCCCCTTGGTCATGCTCTCCGCCATCCACGAAAAAACTGGCGCCCCCTTCCGATTCGTCCCCGACGAGGCGTGGATGCCCGTCCAGAAGTTCCTGGACAAACCCGTCGATCCGGTCAGGCTGGCCGAGGAAATCGAAGGGCTGTTGCCGTAA
- a CDS encoding FAD-dependent oxidoreductase produces MPWPELIAGLKSGPFGKAQSAGEQALADLLAGLRRQRVARPVLYVGTGTCGLGAGAGKTLAAIREYLASASLNVEVVEVGCVGLCSEEPIVDVQLPGKARVSFRNVTAENVSAILDAMLKKGQVPTAAVLGQFRDPGLQVWDDVPFLDEHPFLSAQRRVVLAASGIIDPTNIDEYIARGGYSAAAQTLRTMTRDEVCDLVEASGLRGRGGGGFPTGKKWKFALAAQGGQKYLICNADEGDPGAFMDRAVGESDPHRLLEGMLIAAYAIGATKAYIYIRAEYPLAIRRLKEAIAQARAYGLLGENILESGTNLEIIIKMGAGAFVCGEETALIHSIEGKRGMPRPRPPFPAVQGLFGKPTVINNVETLSNLPLILERGAEWFASMGTPGSKGTKVFALSGMVRRTGLVEVPMGTTLRQVVFDIGGGIANNKRCKAVQIGGPSGGCVPEAHLDIPTDYEALKKFGTIMGSGGLVVVDESTCMVDFAKYFMEFIQSESCGKCIPCREGTRRMLGILRAICRPRRQEDDTDALLRMQGVMYLKKLAETIKATSLCGLGQTAPNPVLSTLQWFRDEYEAHIYERRCPAGSCRELVGAPCENACPVGTEVWRYVAHIGRGEYEDAYRVIRQANPFPSACARVCHHPCEQACRSGVTGGDPVAVRALKRFVVDRVDPSAAPPAVVRERSDAAKVAVIGGGPAGLTAAHYLSLLGHKVTIFEREAQLGGMLVGAIPAYRLPREILKKEIDALLNENIEVRHGLALGRELTIDGLMENEFKAVFIAAGSHQSKRLELDGEDAEGIIPGIKFLKAHNLEGKALGRGRVGIIGGGNSAMDAARVAFRQPGVQSVAMFYRRTRQEMPAYAEEIEAGLAEGITIDELVAPVALRVENGKLRGVRFIRNKLGERDASGRQKPVPIPGSEFDVELDTLIVAISEEPEKEAIEGLDQTRWGTLAISAESWSTKRPGVFGGGDIVTGPSTVIAAVAAGKKAALMIDRYLSGKLLKTLTKVKLPSVYVPPTEMQQEEDDGSTAARVEIPHLPVERRCKCFTEVELSLDEPSAVGEARRCLRCDLEFTQPQ; encoded by the coding sequence ATGCCGTGGCCCGAACTGATCGCGGGCCTCAAAAGCGGACCCTTCGGCAAGGCGCAGTCGGCCGGAGAACAGGCCCTTGCCGACCTCCTGGCCGGCCTCCGCCGTCAGCGGGTCGCCCGCCCGGTCCTCTACGTCGGTACCGGCACCTGCGGCCTCGGCGCCGGAGCCGGCAAAACCCTGGCCGCCATCCGCGAATACCTCGCGTCCGCCTCGCTCAACGTCGAAGTGGTCGAGGTCGGCTGCGTCGGCCTCTGCTCCGAAGAGCCCATCGTCGACGTCCAGCTCCCCGGCAAGGCCCGAGTCAGCTTCCGCAACGTCACCGCCGAAAACGTCTCGGCGATCCTCGACGCCATGCTCAAAAAGGGCCAGGTCCCGACCGCCGCGGTGCTCGGACAGTTCCGAGACCCCGGACTCCAGGTCTGGGACGACGTCCCCTTCCTCGACGAGCATCCGTTCCTCTCCGCCCAGCGGCGGGTCGTCCTGGCCGCCAGCGGCATCATCGACCCGACCAACATCGACGAGTACATCGCCCGCGGCGGGTACTCAGCCGCCGCTCAGACCCTCCGCACCATGACCCGCGATGAGGTCTGCGACCTCGTCGAAGCCAGCGGCCTGCGCGGCCGCGGCGGCGGCGGTTTCCCCACCGGCAAAAAGTGGAAGTTCGCCCTCGCCGCACAGGGCGGCCAGAAGTACCTCATCTGCAACGCCGATGAAGGCGACCCCGGCGCATTCATGGACCGCGCCGTCGGCGAGAGCGACCCGCACCGCCTCCTCGAAGGCATGCTGATCGCCGCCTACGCCATCGGGGCCACCAAGGCCTACATCTACATCCGCGCCGAATACCCCCTGGCCATCCGCCGACTCAAGGAGGCCATCGCCCAGGCCCGGGCCTACGGCCTGCTCGGCGAGAACATCCTCGAAAGCGGCACGAACCTAGAAATCATCATCAAGATGGGCGCCGGCGCGTTCGTCTGCGGCGAGGAAACCGCCCTGATCCACTCGATCGAGGGCAAACGCGGCATGCCGCGACCCCGTCCGCCGTTCCCCGCCGTCCAGGGCCTCTTCGGCAAGCCGACCGTCATCAACAACGTCGAGACCCTCTCCAACCTCCCGCTGATCCTCGAGCGCGGAGCCGAGTGGTTCGCCTCCATGGGCACCCCGGGCAGCAAGGGCACCAAGGTCTTCGCCCTCTCCGGCATGGTCCGACGCACCGGCCTGGTCGAAGTCCCCATGGGCACCACCCTCCGCCAGGTCGTCTTCGACATCGGCGGCGGCATCGCCAACAACAAGCGGTGCAAAGCCGTCCAGATCGGCGGCCCCTCCGGCGGCTGCGTCCCGGAGGCCCACCTCGACATCCCGACCGACTACGAAGCCCTCAAGAAGTTCGGCACCATCATGGGCTCCGGCGGCCTGGTCGTCGTCGATGAGTCGACCTGCATGGTCGACTTCGCCAAGTACTTCATGGAGTTCATCCAGAGCGAGAGCTGCGGCAAGTGCATCCCCTGCCGCGAAGGCACCCGCCGCATGCTCGGCATCCTGCGGGCCATCTGCCGACCGCGCCGACAGGAGGACGACACCGACGCCCTCCTCCGCATGCAGGGCGTGATGTACCTCAAGAAACTCGCCGAGACCATCAAGGCCACCAGCCTCTGCGGACTCGGCCAGACCGCGCCGAACCCGGTGCTCAGCACCCTCCAGTGGTTCCGCGACGAGTACGAAGCCCACATCTACGAACGCCGCTGCCCCGCCGGCTCCTGCCGCGAACTCGTCGGCGCTCCGTGCGAAAACGCCTGCCCGGTCGGCACCGAGGTCTGGCGATACGTCGCCCACATCGGCCGCGGCGAATACGAAGACGCCTACCGCGTCATCCGCCAGGCCAACCCCTTCCCGTCCGCCTGCGCCCGCGTCTGCCATCATCCCTGCGAGCAGGCGTGCCGGTCGGGAGTCACCGGCGGCGATCCGGTGGCGGTCCGGGCCCTGAAGCGCTTCGTCGTCGATCGCGTCGATCCCAGCGCCGCCCCGCCCGCCGTCGTCCGCGAGCGCTCCGACGCGGCCAAGGTCGCGGTGATCGGCGGTGGACCGGCCGGACTGACCGCCGCCCACTACCTCTCGCTGCTCGGACACAAGGTCACCATCTTCGAACGCGAAGCCCAACTCGGCGGCATGCTCGTCGGGGCCATCCCGGCCTACCGCCTGCCTCGCGAGATCCTCAAGAAGGAAATCGACGCCCTCCTCAACGAGAACATCGAGGTCCGCCACGGCCTGGCCCTCGGCCGCGAACTGACCATCGACGGCCTCATGGAAAACGAGTTCAAAGCCGTCTTCATCGCCGCCGGCTCCCACCAGAGCAAACGCCTCGAACTCGACGGCGAGGATGCCGAAGGAATCATCCCCGGCATCAAGTTCCTCAAGGCCCACAACCTTGAAGGCAAGGCCCTCGGTCGCGGACGCGTCGGAATCATCGGCGGCGGCAACTCCGCCATGGACGCCGCACGCGTCGCCTTCCGTCAGCCGGGTGTCCAGAGCGTCGCCATGTTCTACCGACGCACGCGGCAGGAAATGCCCGCCTACGCCGAGGAAATCGAAGCCGGACTCGCCGAAGGCATCACCATCGACGAGCTCGTCGCCCCGGTCGCCCTCCGCGTCGAAAACGGCAAGCTCCGCGGCGTCCGCTTCATCCGCAACAAGCTCGGCGAACGCGACGCCTCCGGCCGGCAGAAACCCGTCCCGATCCCCGGCAGCGAGTTCGACGTCGAACTCGACACCCTCATCGTGGCCATCAGCGAAGAGCCCGAAAAAGAGGCGATCGAAGGACTCGACCAGACCCGCTGGGGCACCCTCGCCATCAGCGCCGAATCCTGGTCCACCAAAAGGCCCGGCGTCTTCGGCGGCGGCGATATCGTCACCGGACCCAGCACCGTCATCGCCGCGGTCGCCGCCGGCAAGAAGGCGGCCCTCATGATCGACCGCTACCTCTCGGGCAAACTGCTCAAGACGCTCACCAAGGTCAAACTCCCCTCGGTCTACGTGCCGCCGACCGAAATGCAGCAGGAAGAGGACGACGGGTCCACCGCGGCCCGCGTCGAAATCCCACACCTGCCGGTCGAACGACGCTGCAAGTGCTTCACCGAGGTCGAACTCTCCTTGGACGAGCCGTCGGCCGTCGGCGAGGCCCGGCGCTGCCTGCGGTGCGACCTGGAATTCACCCAACCCCAGTGA
- a CDS encoding response regulator — MSDKKTIFVVDDDPDFVEQMRLTLNAAGYDVVTAVGTEDAEEKLLSVRPDLAVFDLMMEQMDSGFVLSHSFKQLYPQTPIILLTAVAASTGINFATPSAESQAWLKVDKVLDKPVRPDQLRAEIRRLLKEPAGQTEHHHP, encoded by the coding sequence ATGAGCGATAAAAAAACTATCTTCGTGGTGGACGACGACCCCGATTTCGTCGAACAGATGCGACTCACCCTCAACGCCGCCGGCTACGACGTCGTCACCGCCGTCGGAACCGAAGACGCTGAGGAAAAACTCCTGAGCGTCCGGCCCGACCTGGCCGTCTTCGACCTCATGATGGAGCAGATGGACTCGGGATTCGTCCTCAGCCATTCCTTCAAACAGCTTTACCCCCAAACCCCGATCATCCTGCTGACCGCCGTCGCCGCCAGTACGGGAATCAACTTCGCCACCCCCTCCGCCGAGTCCCAGGCCTGGCTGAAGGTCGACAAGGTCCTCGACAAGCCGGTCCGGCCCGACCAGCTTCGCGCCGAAATCCGACGCCTGCTCAAGGAACCCGCAGGTCAGACGGAGCATCATCACCCGTGA